The window GGGTAAAGAACATGTTAAATTTTTAATCTTACTGGCACTAGCCTATGCCTTTGATCAAATGGATTTATTCACCTTTTCCTTTGTAGCTCCGGCGCTTACAAAGCACTGGGGAGTGTCCATGGAGTGGATCGGAGTTGTTAACTCAGTAACCTTTGTCGGTATGCTTTTTGGCTGCTGGTTCGGCGGCTGGGCTTCGGATAAGTATGGACGTAAAAAGACATTCTTATTTTCTGTTATCATTTTTTCTACTTTCTCCATTTTAAATGGTCTGTCTCCCAATAAAGAAATATTTATGGTAGCTAGAACAATGACCGGTTTCGGTGTCTTATCAATGGTTGTCGTTGCCATGGTTTACATTGTAGAAATACTGCCGGCCGCCTCCAGAGGGAAATGGCAGGCCATTTCCCTGGCTACCGGTTTGTTAAGCATTCCGCTGCTGGGTCAGATTGCTCAGATCCTCATTCCGGCCAGCCCGGATGGTTGGCGCCATGTGTTTTACATTGGCGGATCCGGGTTCATTATTCTATACTTGGGTACCAAATGGTTAAAAGAATCACCCCGGTGGCTGATCACCCAGGGAAGATATGAAGAGGCGGAAAAAGTAATTCAACATTTTGTACCGGATGTTAAAGTGGATATGAGTGTCGAGATCGCGGCTCATAAGGATACTAATGCAGAAAAAGCCCAAGAAACCAGCGGCCTCGCCATGATTAAAGAGGTGTTTGGCAAAAAGTATCTTAAGAAAACCACTGTGCTTACCAATATGGTTATCTTTATCACCGTAGGATATTTTATCTTCTTCGGCTGGATGCCTACTTTACTAAAC is drawn from Desulforamulus ruminis DSM 2154 and contains these coding sequences:
- a CDS encoding MFS transporter — translated: MAGGISNSTSGNSYMDNAKMGKEHVKFLILLALAYAFDQMDLFTFSFVAPALTKHWGVSMEWIGVVNSVTFVGMLFGCWFGGWASDKYGRKKTFLFSVIIFSTFSILNGLSPNKEIFMVARTMTGFGVLSMVVVAMVYIVEILPAASRGKWQAISLATGLLSIPLLGQIAQILIPASPDGWRHVFYIGGSGFIILYLGTKWLKESPRWLITQGRYEEAEKVIQHFVPDVKVDMSVEIAAHKDTNAEKAQETSGLAMIKEVFGKKYLKKTTVLTNMVIFITVGYFIFFGWMPTLLNEYGFTMEDALWMSALVSFGSPIGNYIAAFFTDKGGRKVPIVVYSVAVGLLTIVFGTIKAPLIIVFVGFAVRVLMDGVFVLMWSYLAEAYPTHIRNSATGFIYSLGRIMTSAAMLLVPIIFKQFGYGVLFGVIGAMFLIVAVVTGIWGERTAGKSLEEIAVEAAEEAAPAKA